One window from the genome of Nitrospiraceae bacterium encodes:
- a CDS encoding DUF5615 family PIN-like protein, with amino-acid sequence MKLLFDQNLSFKLAPILDFVFSGSKNIKGFGLTGQDDEAIWQLALE; translated from the coding sequence ATGAAGCTACTTTTCGACCAGAATCTTTCTTTTAAACTCGCTCCCATTCTCGACTTCGTTTTTTCCGGCTCCAAAAATATCAAGGGTTTTGGCCTAACCGGCCAAGATGATGAAGCCATCTGGCAATTAGCTTTGGAGTAG
- a CDS encoding ribonuclease H-like domain-containing protein has protein sequence MSRKYLAFDIETAKILPENFGDLHDHRPLGITCMATWCSDESSAVTFYSKNPDGSPAPQMTKADVTAFVEHLKRKLQEGYTIITHNGLGFDFVIVAEESGQVDDCRELAMSHVDMMYHFFCGKGFPIKLNAAAKAIGVSKPANVDGSVAPKLWKDGDFQTVLDYVAQDCRLTLDVAEASEQAKKISWITGRGTTSHFELPGGWLTVQEASKLPLPDTSWMDKPWPRSKFTVWW, from the coding sequence ATGTCCCGTAAATATCTGGCCTTTGATATCGAAACGGCAAAAATTTTGCCGGAAAATTTCGGTGATTTACATGATCATCGGCCTCTCGGCATCACCTGTATGGCCACCTGGTGCAGCGATGAATCATCGGCTGTGACATTTTACTCGAAAAATCCAGATGGATCTCCTGCGCCGCAAATGACCAAGGCGGATGTCACGGCCTTTGTCGAGCATCTCAAAAGAAAATTGCAGGAGGGCTATACCATCATCACCCACAATGGGCTGGGATTCGATTTTGTGATTGTGGCGGAAGAATCCGGCCAGGTTGATGATTGCCGTGAATTGGCGATGAGCCACGTGGACATGATGTATCACTTCTTTTGCGGAAAAGGGTTCCCGATTAAGCTCAACGCCGCGGCGAAGGCCATTGGTGTGAGTAAACCCGCGAATGTGGATGGCTCCGTCGCCCCGAAGCTGTGGAAGGATGGCGACTTTCAGACGGTCCTGGATTATGTGGCTCAGGATTGTCGGTTAACGTTGGATGTGGCCGAAGCCAGTGAACAAGCGAAAAAAATTAGTTGGATAACCGGACGTGGCACAACATCCCATTTTGAATTGCCTGGTGGATGGCTGACCGTTCAAGAAGCCTCCAAGTTGCCTTTGCCTGACACGTCATGGATGGATAAGCCATGGCCGCGATCAAAATTTACGGTCTGGTGGTGA
- the sucC gene encoding ADP-forming succinate--CoA ligase subunit beta, whose translation MNIHEFQAKQLFAQFGIPVPKGKEIKNVKAAEKWASVLDTPVFVVKAQIHAGGRGKAGGVKITKNKTEVPELAKEILGKTLVTHQTGPKGRKVRRLLIEEGAGIAKELYLSLLVDRESGFPTFIASTEGGMDIEEVAEHTPDKLLKESIDPAVGFQGYNGRNLAFGLGLPELEPAVVKPFFQMLENLYRLFMEKNASLVEINPLVITTDKRLVALDGKVSIDDSALFKHPDIQKFRDLHEEEPLEIEAGSNNLNYVKLDGDIGCMVNGAGLAMATMDVIKLAGSEPANFLDVGGGATKETVAAGFRILLKDKKVKGIFINIFGGIVRCERIAHGVIDAAKEVGIKLPVVVRLQGTNAEEGRKLLAESGLKVEGVADLWEAAQRIVALRKKK comes from the coding sequence ATGAATATTCACGAGTTTCAAGCCAAACAGCTCTTTGCGCAGTTTGGGATTCCTGTACCCAAAGGCAAGGAAATCAAAAACGTCAAAGCGGCTGAAAAATGGGCCTCAGTTCTTGATACCCCCGTATTTGTGGTGAAAGCGCAGATTCATGCAGGTGGACGAGGCAAAGCCGGCGGGGTGAAAATAACCAAAAATAAAACTGAAGTGCCGGAACTGGCTAAGGAAATTCTCGGGAAAACTCTGGTGACCCATCAGACAGGTCCCAAGGGCAGAAAAGTTCGGCGTTTACTGATTGAAGAAGGTGCAGGGATTGCTAAGGAATTGTATTTGAGTTTACTGGTCGACCGTGAGTCAGGCTTTCCGACGTTTATTGCCAGTACGGAAGGTGGCATGGACATTGAGGAAGTGGCCGAACATACACCAGACAAATTGCTGAAAGAGTCCATTGATCCGGCAGTTGGATTCCAGGGATACAATGGAAGAAATCTGGCCTTCGGCTTGGGACTTCCAGAGCTTGAGCCGGCAGTGGTGAAGCCGTTTTTTCAAATGTTGGAAAATCTGTACCGCCTGTTCATGGAAAAAAACGCATCGCTCGTGGAAATAAATCCATTGGTCATTACCACGGATAAGCGTCTGGTCGCGTTGGATGGAAAAGTCTCCATTGATGACAGTGCGCTATTTAAACATCCTGATATTCAAAAGTTCAGGGATCTGCACGAAGAAGAACCGTTGGAGATTGAAGCGGGTAGCAATAATCTGAACTATGTCAAACTTGATGGTGACATCGGTTGCATGGTCAATGGGGCGGGTTTGGCGATGGCAACCATGGACGTCATTAAGTTGGCGGGATCCGAACCGGCGAATTTTTTAGATGTGGGCGGTGGGGCGACAAAAGAGACGGTCGCAGCCGGATTTCGCATTCTGTTGAAAGACAAAAAGGTCAAGGGCATATTCATTAATATCTTCGGCGGGATTGTACGGTGCGAGCGTATTGCCCATGGAGTGATTGATGCGGCGAAGGAAGTCGGCATCAAGCTACCTGTTGTTGTTCGACTTCAAGGAACCAATGCGGAAGAAGGCCGAAAGCTTCTAGCCGAATCAGGTTTGAAGGTCGAAGGGGTCGCTGACCTCTGGGAAGCCGCTCAACGTATTGTCGCTCTCAGAAAAAAGAAATAG
- a CDS encoding peptidylprolyl isomerase, translating into MSVLIGKNSVVSVNYKLTDDAGKVLDSSDGSKPMVYLHGAGNIIPGLEKALAGKGEGDVLKVRIEPADAYGEVIPDGIKSIERAAFEGVDSVEPGMVFEAQAPDGTTQQIMVVKVDGDTVTIDTNHPLAGIALNFDIKVLSVREATKQELEHGHSHDGGHNH; encoded by the coding sequence ATGTCTGTATTGATTGGGAAGAATTCGGTGGTCAGCGTCAATTATAAGCTCACTGACGATGCCGGTAAGGTGTTGGATAGTTCAGATGGGTCAAAGCCTATGGTATACTTGCATGGTGCGGGGAATATCATCCCCGGGCTGGAGAAAGCGCTGGCCGGTAAAGGAGAGGGTGATGTTCTGAAGGTCAGGATTGAGCCTGCCGATGCCTATGGAGAGGTCATTCCTGACGGGATCAAGAGCATCGAAAGGGCTGCATTTGAGGGAGTAGATTCGGTTGAACCGGGAATGGTCTTTGAGGCGCAGGCGCCGGATGGCACGACGCAGCAAATTATGGTGGTGAAAGTAGATGGGGATACCGTCACCATTGATACGAATCACCCCCTTGCCGGTATCGCGCTCAACTTTGATATTAAAGTTTTGAGTGTGCGGGAAGCCACAAAGCAAGAACTTGAGCATGGGCATTCACATGATGGGGGCCATAATCATTAG
- a CDS encoding (2Fe-2S)-binding protein, which translates to MPDTLDKKNTLEQEERLQPKMVTVEIEGKPFQVPAGITLIKALWYAGQDVIRGVGCLGGFCGACATYYRTKDDPKVKTCLACSMAVEDGMSFSFMPAFPARKATYNLLELKDPKQDLFTLYPEAPLCRNCNACTEACPQHIDVREGVWKAVFGDFKAVSEMFMDCVMCGMCAPVCIADIAPNLVALYASRAQGVHFTEKPEGLSKRIQEITDGHFQQEWDRILKLSDEELQNTSAATT; encoded by the coding sequence ATGCCGGACACATTGGATAAGAAAAATACTTTGGAGCAAGAAGAGCGTCTCCAACCCAAGATGGTTACGGTGGAGATTGAAGGGAAGCCGTTCCAGGTTCCCGCCGGTATCACCCTGATCAAGGCCCTGTGGTATGCAGGGCAGGATGTGATTCGTGGAGTTGGATGCTTAGGCGGGTTCTGTGGAGCCTGTGCGACCTATTACCGTACGAAAGACGATCCAAAGGTCAAAACCTGTTTGGCCTGTTCGATGGCAGTCGAGGATGGCATGTCCTTTTCGTTTATGCCGGCTTTTCCGGCGAGAAAAGCAACCTACAACCTTCTTGAGCTCAAAGATCCTAAGCAGGATTTGTTTACGCTCTATCCTGAAGCTCCCTTATGCCGGAACTGCAATGCCTGCACTGAAGCTTGCCCGCAACATATTGACGTGCGGGAAGGGGTGTGGAAAGCGGTGTTTGGCGATTTTAAAGCGGTCTCTGAAATGTTCATGGATTGTGTTATGTGTGGAATGTGCGCGCCCGTCTGTATCGCTGATATTGCTCCCAATCTTGTCGCGCTTTATGCCAGCCGCGCTCAAGGCGTGCATTTCACCGAAAAACCTGAAGGCCTATCGAAACGTATTCAGGAGATTACCGATGGACATTTTCAACAGGAATGGGATCGTATCCTTAAGTTGTCCGATGAGGAATTACAAAATACCTCCGCCGCCACAACCTAA
- a CDS encoding FAD-binding protein: MELTDQRNLVHQTRDARRSKSFPKLSPAERDSLIKKYHPDHRAHAYRPIVFGPNAGQSTVTEVATLLEGESPVPSDLNLTPDYTVDVLVVGGGGAGCASALHAHAQGANVLLATKLRLGDSNSVMAQGGMQIAVGSDDSPVQHFLDTLKGGHMKNDHQLLKVMVEEGPSIAKWLLELGVLFDRDADGNLHVKKGGGSSKARLLTCSDYTGLEIMRVLKDEVLNQKVPLLEFVAAVELLSDADGACTGAVLKDLDNNRFIVVAAKTVILATGGIGRLHIQGFPTSNHFGATGDALVLAYRLGVPLVQIDTFQYHPSGGVYPEQLVGALVTEGIRSEGGHLVNGKGERFVNELDTRDVVSSSIIRECEEGRGVRTPSGRVGVWLDTPLLDVEHGPGTLDKHFPAMVRQYERYQVDIRKDPVLIYPTLHYQNGGVKIDVNGETPVANLFVAGEASGGLHGRNRLMGNSLLDLMVFGKRTGIFAAERSKSLPKRALTLDHLKRFRAEAKRHHVSASIISPMVLPAYTNK; the protein is encoded by the coding sequence ATGGAACTTACCGATCAGAGAAATTTAGTTCATCAAACCCGAGACGCCCGTCGGTCTAAAAGTTTTCCCAAGCTTTCTCCAGCCGAACGGGATAGCCTTATCAAGAAATACCATCCTGATCATCGGGCTCATGCCTACCGTCCCATAGTTTTTGGCCCGAATGCGGGTCAATCAACTGTGACCGAAGTGGCGACTCTGTTGGAAGGGGAGAGCCCGGTCCCGTCAGACCTTAATCTCACTCCGGATTACACCGTGGATGTTCTTGTCGTTGGTGGAGGAGGGGCGGGGTGCGCGTCGGCGCTCCATGCCCACGCCCAGGGAGCCAATGTGTTACTAGCCACCAAGTTGCGCCTGGGGGATTCCAACTCGGTTATGGCCCAAGGAGGGATGCAAATTGCCGTCGGCTCTGACGATTCGCCTGTCCAGCATTTCTTGGACACCCTAAAGGGCGGGCACATGAAAAATGACCACCAGTTGTTAAAGGTCATGGTGGAAGAGGGACCGTCTATTGCGAAATGGCTGTTGGAATTGGGTGTCTTATTCGATCGGGATGCTGATGGAAATCTGCATGTGAAAAAAGGGGGAGGAAGCTCAAAGGCCAGGCTGTTAACCTGCTCCGATTATACCGGTTTGGAAATCATGCGAGTGTTGAAAGACGAAGTGCTGAACCAGAAGGTTCCATTGTTGGAATTTGTCGCTGCGGTGGAATTGTTAAGCGATGCCGATGGGGCCTGCACGGGAGCGGTGCTGAAAGACTTAGACAACAATCGGTTTATCGTCGTTGCGGCTAAAACGGTGATTCTGGCAACAGGCGGAATTGGCCGGTTGCACATTCAGGGATTTCCAACCAGCAATCATTTCGGGGCGACAGGGGATGCCCTGGTCCTGGCCTATCGTCTCGGCGTGCCTCTCGTTCAAATCGATACCTTTCAATATCATCCTTCAGGTGGGGTGTATCCTGAGCAATTAGTCGGTGCACTGGTGACAGAAGGCATTCGTTCTGAGGGTGGCCATTTGGTGAATGGGAAGGGCGAGCGATTTGTGAACGAATTGGATACCCGTGATGTTGTGTCCTCGTCGATCATTCGGGAATGTGAAGAGGGGCGAGGCGTTCGAACACCATCAGGTAGGGTAGGCGTCTGGCTGGATACGCCGTTGTTAGATGTGGAACATGGACCCGGAACATTGGATAAACATTTTCCCGCGATGGTTCGGCAGTATGAGCGTTACCAGGTCGATATCCGGAAAGATCCGGTACTGATCTATCCCACGCTGCATTACCAAAATGGGGGCGTCAAGATTGATGTGAATGGAGAAACGCCTGTGGCCAATTTATTCGTGGCTGGAGAGGCCTCCGGCGGTTTACATGGGCGAAACCGGCTCATGGGGAATTCTTTGTTGGACTTAATGGTGTTTGGCAAGCGAACAGGTATTTTTGCTGCAGAGCGGTCCAAGTCTCTGCCGAAACGTGCGTTGACCTTAGACCATCTGAAGCGGTTTCGAGCCGAAGCCAAACGGCATCATGTGTCCGCTAGCATCATTTCACCGATGGTCTTGCCGGCTTACACCAACAAGTAA
- the sucD gene encoding succinate--CoA ligase subunit alpha, whose protein sequence is MSILVNKNTRVVVQGITGKEGSFHATQCKAYGTKVVAGVTPGKAGQEVEGIPVFNTVREAVKKTEATTSLIFVPPPFAADAILEAADAGIWLIICITEGIPVNDMVRVQRALYGKTTRLIGPNCPGIITAEECKIGIMPGFIHKKGRVGVISRSGTLTYEAVNQLTNLGLGETTCVGIGGDPLIGTGYIDLLHMFQEDEETEAVVMIGEIGGDAEERAAAYIQKEMTKPVVSFIAGITAPPGRRMGHAGAIITGGKGTAADKMAALESAGVRVVKNPAEIGETVKSVLG, encoded by the coding sequence ATGAGCATTTTGGTGAATAAAAATACCCGGGTTGTCGTTCAAGGGATCACCGGCAAAGAAGGGTCATTTCACGCGACCCAGTGCAAGGCGTATGGAACGAAAGTTGTGGCCGGCGTGACGCCTGGCAAAGCCGGTCAGGAAGTAGAAGGCATCCCGGTGTTTAATACCGTTCGTGAAGCCGTCAAGAAGACTGAAGCCACCACCTCATTGATTTTTGTGCCACCTCCCTTTGCCGCCGATGCAATTTTAGAAGCCGCCGATGCCGGCATATGGCTGATCATCTGTATTACAGAGGGGATTCCTGTCAATGATATGGTTCGGGTCCAAAGGGCGCTCTATGGGAAGACTACACGTCTGATCGGCCCGAATTGTCCGGGAATTATAACGGCCGAGGAGTGCAAGATCGGGATTATGCCAGGTTTCATTCATAAAAAAGGGCGTGTCGGGGTCATTTCAAGAAGTGGCACCTTAACCTACGAAGCCGTCAATCAGCTGACTAATTTAGGTCTTGGCGAAACGACCTGCGTCGGCATCGGTGGCGATCCGCTCATCGGCACCGGGTATATCGATTTGTTGCACATGTTCCAGGAGGACGAGGAAACGGAAGCGGTCGTGATGATTGGGGAAATCGGCGGCGATGCCGAGGAGCGGGCTGCGGCCTATATTCAAAAAGAGATGACCAAGCCGGTCGTGAGTTTCATTGCCGGAATTACGGCACCTCCCGGAAGACGGATGGGCCATGCCGGCGCCATTATCACCGGAGGAAAAGGCACTGCAGCCGATAAAATGGCCGCCCTCGAATCGGCTGGAGTGCGGGTGGTAAAAAACCCTGCTGAAATTGGCGAGACGGTGAAGTCGGTGCTGGGTTGA